Proteins encoded together in one Apteryx mantelli isolate bAptMan1 chromosome 31, bAptMan1.hap1, whole genome shotgun sequence window:
- the TOMM40L gene encoding mitochondrial import receptor subunit TOM40B isoform X1, which translates to MGNVLGPAARRAPRRGEPLGNPGSFDELHRQCKEVFPQQMEGVKLIVNKALSSHFQVTHTVHMSTLGPSNYHFNATYVGDRQLSPTEAFPTLVGDMDNCGSLNAQVLHLVAERIRTKAVFQTHQSKFMTWQFDGEYRGDDCTATLTLGNPDLLSESVIMVAHFLQSVTSRLVLGGEMVYHRRPGEEGAIVTLAGKYTALKWVATLNIGYGGAHASYYHKANEQVQVGVELEANTRLQDTTFAFGYQLNLPQANMVFRGLLDSNWCVGGVLEKKLPPLPVTLALGAFLNHWKNRFHCGFSVIVG; encoded by the exons atGGGCAACGTGCTGGGCCCCGCTGctcgccgggcgccgcgccggggggagcCGCTCGGTAACCCCGGCAGCTTCGACGAGCTGCACCGGCAGTGCAAAg AGGTTTTCCCCCAGCAGATGGAGGGGGTGAAGCTCATCGTCAACAAAGCGCTGAGCAGCCACTTCCAG GTGACCCACACCGTCCACATGAGCACCCTCGGTCCTTCCAACTACCACTTCAACGCCACGTACGTGGGCGACCGGCAGCTCAGCCCCACTGAG GCCTTCCCCACGCTGGTCGGGGACATGGATAACTGCGGCAGCCTCAACGCCCAGGTGCTGCACCTCGTGGCGGAGCGGATCCGAACCAAAGCTGTCTTCCAG ACCCATCAGTCCAAGTTCATGACGTGGCAGTTTGACGGCGAGTACCGGGGGGACGACTGCACGGCCACCCTCACGCTGGGCAACCCTGACCTCCTCAGCGAATCCG TGATCATGGTGGCCCACTTCCTGCAGAGCGTGACCTCCCGCCTGGTGCTGGGCGGAGAGATGGTTTATCACCGGCGGCCCGGCGAGGAGGGAGCCATCGTCACGCTGGCGGGGAAATACACGG ctctcAAGTGGGTGGCGACGCTGAACATCGGGTACGGCGGCGCCCATGCCAGCTACTACCACAAAGCCAACGAGCAG GTCCAGGTTGGGGTGGAGCTGGAGGCCAACACGCGGCTGCAGGACACCACCTTCGCCTTCGGCTACCAGCTCAACCTGCCGCAGGCCAACATGGTCTTCAGAG GGCTCCTGGACAGTAACTGGTGCGTAGGGGGGGTGCTGGAGAAGAAATTGCCCCCCCTGCCCGTCACCCTGGCTCTGGGCGCCTTCCTCAACCACTGGAAGAACCGTTTCCACTGCGGCTTCAGTGTCATCGTGGGTTGA
- the TOMM40L gene encoding mitochondrial import receptor subunit TOM40B isoform X2: protein MGNVLGPAARRAPRRGEPLGNPGSFDELHRQCKEVFPQQMEGVKLIVNKALSSHFQVTHTVHMSTLGPSNYHFNATYVGDRQLSPTEAFPTLVGDMDNCGSLNAQVLHLVAERIRTKAVFQTHQSKFMTWQFDGEYRGDDCTATLTLGNPDLLSESERDLPPGAGRRDGLSPAARRGGSHRHAGGEIHGSQVGGDAEHRVRRRPCQLLPQSQRAGPGWGGAGGQHAAAGHHLRLRLPAQPAAGQHGLQRAPGQ, encoded by the exons atGGGCAACGTGCTGGGCCCCGCTGctcgccgggcgccgcgccggggggagcCGCTCGGTAACCCCGGCAGCTTCGACGAGCTGCACCGGCAGTGCAAAg AGGTTTTCCCCCAGCAGATGGAGGGGGTGAAGCTCATCGTCAACAAAGCGCTGAGCAGCCACTTCCAG GTGACCCACACCGTCCACATGAGCACCCTCGGTCCTTCCAACTACCACTTCAACGCCACGTACGTGGGCGACCGGCAGCTCAGCCCCACTGAG GCCTTCCCCACGCTGGTCGGGGACATGGATAACTGCGGCAGCCTCAACGCCCAGGTGCTGCACCTCGTGGCGGAGCGGATCCGAACCAAAGCTGTCTTCCAG ACCCATCAGTCCAAGTTCATGACGTGGCAGTTTGACGGCGAGTACCGGGGGGACGACTGCACGGCCACCCTCACGCTGGGCAACCCTGACCTCCTCAGCGAATCCG AGCGTGACCTCCCGCCTGGTGCTGGGCGGAGAGATGGTTTATCACCGGCGGCCCGGCGAGGAGGGAGCCATCGTCACGCTGGCGGGGAAATACACGG ctctcAAGTGGGTGGCGACGCTGAACATCGGGTACGGCGGCGCCCATGCCAGCTACTACCACAAAGCCAACGAGCAG GTCCAGGTTGGGGTGGAGCTGGAGGCCAACACGCGGCTGCAGGACACCACCTTCGCCTTCGGCTACCAGCTCAACCTGCCGCAGGCCAACATGGTCTTCAGAG GGCTCCTGGACAGTAA
- the APOA2 gene encoding apolipoprotein A-II: MKVLAVAALALLGACCLEGAAVRREAEAPGAAASEAQLEARVEAAFDALELHLRTLSDYVTKELPDKLKAQEMKQQAKVYLERASQHFAPLAAELRTGAFELFSQLLDFGKRAVQRP; this comes from the exons atGAAGGTGCTGGCGGTGGCGGCGTTGGCGCTGCTGGGCGCCTGCTGCCTGGAAGGCGCCGCGGTGAGGCGGGAGGCcgaggcgcccggcgcggccgccagcGAGGCGCAGCTGGAGGCGCGCGTGGAGGCCGCCTTCGACGCGCTGGAGCTGCACCTGCGGACGCTCTCCGACTACGTCACCAAGGAGCTGCCCGACAAGCTCAAGGCGCAGGAGATGAAGCAGCAGGCCAA ggtctATCTGGAGCGAGCCAGCCAGCACTTCGCGCCCCTGGCCGCGGAGCTGCGCACCGGCGCCTTCGAGctcttctcccagctgctggATTTCGGCAAGCGGGCGGTGCAGCGGCCCTGa